The following DNA comes from Micromonospora chokoriensis.
GCGGCGAGGTCGCCGAGCAGCCAGGCCAGCAGGATGCCGGTGACCAGGCCGACGCCGGCGCCCGCCCAGTCGGGGCCGTAGCGGACGGTGAGGTAGGCGGGGGCCGCGGTGGCCGCGACCAGCACCAGCATGAGCAGCACCTGGGTGAAGTCGGTGCCGTTCTCCAGGAGGTTGCCGCTGCGCTTGTGCGGGTCGGTCATCGGCACCGGGCGCAGCACCGAGATCAGCACGATGACGCCGGCGCCGCCGCCGACCAGGGCCGGCACCAGGGCGGCCAGCCAGGGCCAGGCCCACGTCTGCCCACTGAGCAGCGTGGGCACGACACTGAGGACCACCACCACCGGCGCGGTCAGCAGCAGCCAGGCGAGCTGGCGGCCACGGACGTCCTTCCGGGCGGCCCCGGGGGTGAGCACGGTCTGCCAGATGACCGTGCCGTCCTCGCCGTACAGGTTGGCGGAGATGGCGGCGGCCCAGATGCCGAACGCGACACCGATGAACGGCACGAAGATCGGCAGGTCGACCAGGAGCGGCAGCAGACAGAACGCGAGGGCGTACACCAGCGAGAAGACCAGGTAGTGGAAGCGCATCAGGTCACGGGACGCGGTGCGCAGCTCCCGACCGACGACGGCTCGTACGCCGCCACCCCGGACCTGCTGGGCTGCGGTGCGACCGCGCGCCGGGCGGCCGCTGGCGCTGCGGTGGCTGAGCCGGCGGACCAGCAGCGCGGACCAACCGAGCATGGCCAGCACGCTGAGCACGGCGAACCCGGCCGGCACGGCGGCGGCCAGCAGCCAGTCACCACGGCCGGCGGCCTCCACGGCGACGATGCCCCAGCCGGACGGCAACCGGCGCACCCAGGCCGCCAGGTTGTCCGGGAAGCCGGCGGTGAGGGCGTACTGGATGGTGGGTTTGAGCACCCAGCCGGTGTGCGTGAGCGCCAGGATGCCGCCGCTGATGACGGCCGCCAGCACCGCGCCGATCTTGGCGCGCATCAGCGTGCTGAGCGCGGCGGTGACGAACCGGGAGGCGAGCACGACGAACAGCAGTTGCAGGAACACCACCGGCACCGCGATCAGCGCGGCGGCGCCGCCGACCGGGAGGGCGACGACGATCAGCGCGGTGAAGGCCACCAGGCTGACCACCGGGGCGACGCCGACGAACGCGACGGCGAGCAGGCCGAAGGCGAGCCGGCGCGGTGGGATCGGCAGCAGCGCCAGGTGCTCCGGGCGCAGCGTCTCGTCGCCGCCACCGAACAGCACCGGGCCGAACAGCCAGCCGATCATCCAGACGGCGAACGCCGCGCCGACCAGGTCGAGGGGTAGGCCGTCGACCGGCCAGTCGTGCAGGGCGAGCCAGATCGTGCCTCCGGCGAGGACCAGGCCCAGCACACCGCCACCGATCATGTCGGCGGCGCGCTGCCCGGTCATCGAGTGCCGCAGGACGGCCAGCTTCATCCGGATCAGGATGCCAACCATGACAGCTCCCCCGCGCTCACCGGCTGGCCGCCGACCAGGTCGACGAACCGGTTCTCCAGGGTGCTGCCGCCGCGGACCTCGTCGAGCGGGCCGGAGGCGACCACCCGGCCGCCGGTGACGACCGCGACATGGTCGCAGAGCTGTTCGACGACGGGCATGACGTGACTGGAGAAGACCACCGAGCCGCCGGCGGCGACGAACCGCTGGAGGATCACCTTGATCGTCGCCGCCGAGACGGGGTCGACGGCCTCCAGGGGCTCGTCGAGGACCAGCAGCTTCGGCGCGTGCAGCAGCGCCGTGGCCAGGCCGATCTTCTTCCGCATGCCGGTCGAGTATTCGAGGACCAGGGTGCTGTCGGCCCGGTCGAGTTCGAGGACCTCCAGCAGCTCCTGGCTGCGCTTGGCGACCGCCTCGGGTTCCATCCCCCGCAGCAGACCCAGGTAGGTGAGCACCTCCCGGCCGGTGAGCCGCTCCGGCATGCCGAGGCTGTCGGGGAGGACGCCGATCAGCCCCTTGGCGCGGACCGGGTCGGCCCAGACGTCGACACCGAAGATCTCGGCGCGACCGCTGTCCGGGCGCAGCAGCCCGACGGCCATGGACAGCGAGGTGGTCTTGCCGGCCCCGTTGGGACCGACCAGCCCGAAGAACGAGCCGCCCGGCACCTCCAGGTCGACGTGATCGACGGCGCGCTTGTCACCGAATGCCTTGGACAGCCCGATGAGCCGCAGAGCCGGCGTGGGTGTCGGGGTTGTCACTGGTACCTCCGGAAGTCTCGGACTGGTCAAGCCGGCGTCGCCGTCAGCCTGACGTCAGGCGATCCACAATGGTCTCCAGTATGTCCGTCTGGTGGTTGTTCAGGTAGAAGTGACCACCCCTATAAACTTTCATGGCGTAGGGGCCGGTGGTGTGCGTCCGCCAGGAGTCGGCCTCGTCCACTGTCACCTTCGGGTCGGAATCGCCGGTCAGGACGGTGATCGGGCAGGACAACGGCGGACCGGGCCGGTACACGTAGGTCTCCGCGGCCTTGTAGTCGTTGCGGATCGCCCCGATGATCATCCGGATCAGCTCGTCGTCGTCGAGCAGTTTGCCCTCGGTGCCGTTGAGCCGGCGCATCTCCGCGATCAGGCCGTTGTCACCCAACTGGTGGATGTGCTCGTCGCGGTGACGTGACGGCGCGCGCCGCCCGGAGGCGAACAGATGCTTCAGGACGATGCCGTCCTCCTCCAGGAGCCGGGCCACCTCGAAGGCGACCGAGGCTCCCATGCTGTGACCGAACAGGGCGATCGGGCGGTCGGCGAGGGTGGCGACCTGCTCCGCGACCCGGGTGGCCAGGCCGTGAACGGTGTCGATGCACGGCTCGGCGCGACGGTCTTGCCGGCCGGGATACTGCACCGCGAGCACCTCGACGCCGGTCAGGGCGCGCGAGACCGGGTGATAGTAACTGGCCGATCCGCCGGCGTGCGGCAGGCAGACCAGACGCACCGGCGCGTCCGGCTTCGGGTGGAACCGGCGCAGCCACAGGCTCGTGTCGACAGTGGCAGTGGTGATTGTCATCGAAGTCTCCGTCTCACAGGGTCGTGGTCAGCCAGTCGTGCACCGCCTGGGCGGTGCGACCGACCTGGTCGCCGAGCATCGTGAAGTGGTTTCCGGTGGCGTCCGCCACCGTGTGCGGGTGCTGCCAGGACGGCCGCCAGTCGCGGTCCTCCGGCACCGCGCCGAGGGGCTCCCCGGCGCGGACCAGCAGGGTGGGTGCGGTGCTGGGCAACGGCGCGAAGTCGCCGTAGTGGCGGATGTACGAGGCCCAGGCGAGGTACCGCTCGTCGGGCACTCCGGCGTCGTCCATCTCCAGCCCGTTGAGCAGTTCGGGGATCCACTGGCCGAGAACCGCGTCGGCCGGCGGGTAGGAGTCGAGCAGCACCACGGCGGCCGGCGTGGTTCCACCGGCCTCCAACTCGGCGGTGAGGGCGTTGGCGACCAGACCGCCGGCCGAGTGTCCCAGCAGGACGAACGGCTCGGTGCCGACGTCCTCGCGGATCGCCCGGACCTGTAGGCGCAGCGCGGCGGCCAGGTCGGCGGGGGCCGGCTCGTCCGCCTGGTAACCGGGATTGACCAGGGCGGAGATCCGGTACCGGCCGCGCAGGGCGCCGGCCAGCCGGGCGTACTCCTGCGGACCGGCCATCAGCGAGGTCGTGCAGCACGCGATGATCCGCGGCCCGTCGCCCTCCTCGGCCAGGCGCGCCAGCGTCGGTACGGC
Coding sequences within:
- a CDS encoding thioesterase II family protein, with protein sequence MTTATVDTSLWLRRFHPKPDAPVRLVCLPHAGGSASYYHPVSRALTGVEVLAVQYPGRQDRRAEPCIDTVHGLATRVAEQVATLADRPIALFGHSMGASVAFEVARLLEEDGIVLKHLFASGRRAPSRHRDEHIHQLGDNGLIAEMRRLNGTEGKLLDDDELIRMIIGAIRNDYKAAETYVYRPGPPLSCPITVLTGDSDPKVTVDEADSWRTHTTGPYAMKVYRGGHFYLNNHQTDILETIVDRLTSG
- a CDS encoding ABC transporter ATP-binding protein is translated as MTTPTPTPALRLIGLSKAFGDKRAVDHVDLEVPGGSFFGLVGPNGAGKTTSLSMAVGLLRPDSGRAEIFGVDVWADPVRAKGLIGVLPDSLGMPERLTGREVLTYLGLLRGMEPEAVAKRSQELLEVLELDRADSTLVLEYSTGMRKKIGLATALLHAPKLLVLDEPLEAVDPVSAATIKVILQRFVAAGGSVVFSSHVMPVVEQLCDHVAVVTGGRVVASGPLDEVRGGSTLENRFVDLVGGQPVSAGELSWLAS